A part of Prolixibacteraceae bacterium genomic DNA contains:
- a CDS encoding CapA family protein, which translates to MCFGRHFLLILCFLFFQPAIAQDRVTLTFIGDIMGHGAQIEDAAYHERHFPDVNAYQHCFQYVKRSLSKSDFTIGNLEVTLAGAPYAGYPTFSSPASLLDASRDAGIDVFALANNHVLDRGSRGVVRTTRKLESRGIPYMGAYRDSASHDSLNGLVLQKGDFRIGVLNYTYGTNGITARPPIMINYIDTVQIKNDIDSIRKKQVDEVVVMLHWGNEYQLKPSRSQRRLTTFLHENGVRVVIGSHPHVVQPIDWNREKQELCVYSLGNFISNQRESPKDIGLIVHVTLMKNGEKTHVEDVSYQTTYVHRFKESNGYCFTVLPYSFIGKDSIAFYNSKLRSKASSDEKVIRELLGKSKARYLQYDDQFDDSIPCDIKPKVWVP; encoded by the coding sequence ATGTGCTTTGGACGACACTTTTTATTGATTTTGTGCTTCTTGTTTTTTCAACCTGCAATAGCACAAGATAGGGTTACTTTAACTTTTATAGGCGATATAATGGGCCATGGTGCCCAGATAGAGGATGCAGCATATCACGAACGTCATTTCCCTGATGTGAATGCTTACCAGCACTGTTTTCAGTATGTCAAAAGGTCTTTAAGTAAATCGGATTTTACCATTGGTAATTTAGAGGTGACATTGGCTGGAGCTCCTTACGCAGGATATCCTACATTTTCTTCTCCAGCATCTTTGTTGGACGCGAGTAGAGATGCTGGAATTGATGTCTTTGCATTGGCTAATAATCATGTCTTAGATAGAGGAAGTAGAGGGGTTGTAAGAACTACACGTAAATTGGAATCGCGTGGTATTCCATATATGGGTGCATATAGAGATAGTGCTTCTCATGACTCCTTAAATGGCTTGGTATTACAGAAAGGTGATTTTCGTATAGGGGTTTTAAATTATACTTATGGCACAAATGGTATTACTGCAAGGCCGCCTATAATGATTAATTATATCGATACAGTGCAAATTAAAAATGATATTGATTCCATCAGAAAGAAACAGGTGGATGAAGTTGTGGTGATGTTGCACTGGGGGAATGAATATCAGTTAAAGCCATCTCGATCTCAGCGACGATTGACAACATTTCTACATGAAAACGGAGTGCGGGTAGTTATTGGGTCCCATCCTCATGTTGTTCAGCCAATTGATTGGAATAGAGAAAAACAAGAGTTGTGTGTGTACTCATTAGGTAATTTTATCTCTAATCAACGCGAAAGTCCTAAAGATATTGGGCTAATTGTTCATGTGACATTGATGAAAAATGGAGAGAAGACTCATGTGGAAGATGTTTCCTATCAAACCACCTATGTGCATCGCTTTAAAGAGTCTAACGGTTACTGCTTTACTGTTTTACCATATTCATTTATTGGAAAAGACTCTATTGCATTCTATAATTCTAAACTAAGATCAAAAGCTTCTTCTGATGAGAAAGTGATAAGAGAGTTGTTGGGAAAGTCGAAAGCTCGATATCTTCAATACGATGATCAGTTTGATGATTCTATTCCGTGTGATATTAAGCCAAAGGTATGGGTTCCATAG
- a CDS encoding RsmD family RNA methyltransferase, with amino-acid sequence MRIIGGQFKGKQLRPGKKFTARPTTDFARESLFNILRNRIDFEEVSFLDLFGGTGAISYEMASHGCRDITIVEKDSRHFTFIRECLDQLNISRIVSPIRGDVFRFVSSSRRKFDVVFADPPYELGKIEEIPEKIFGANLLNEDGLLIVEHGKKTDYSTHPNFRELRRYGSVHFSFFWKIEEAE; translated from the coding sequence ATGCGAATTATAGGCGGACAATTTAAAGGGAAGCAGTTAAGACCTGGAAAGAAGTTTACGGCAAGACCGACAACGGACTTTGCAAGGGAGAGTTTGTTTAACATTTTAAGAAATAGGATAGACTTCGAGGAGGTCTCTTTCTTAGATTTATTTGGTGGAACTGGAGCTATCTCCTATGAAATGGCATCTCACGGGTGTCGAGATATAACTATCGTGGAAAAAGATAGTCGACATTTTACTTTTATACGAGAATGTTTGGATCAACTGAATATTTCAAGGATCGTAAGTCCTATCAGAGGAGATGTGTTTCGGTTTGTTTCATCATCACGAAGAAAGTTTGATGTTGTTTTTGCTGATCCACCATACGAATTAGGTAAAATAGAAGAAATTCCTGAAAAAATTTTCGGTGCAAATTTGCTTAATGAAGATGGTCTTTTAATTGTTGAACATGGTAAAAAGACGGACTATTCCACTCATCCTAATTTCAGGGAGTTAAGAAGGTATGGGAGTGTTCATTTCTCATTTTTTTGGAAGATTGAAGAGGCAGAGTAA